Part of the Benincasa hispida cultivar B227 chromosome 12, ASM972705v1, whole genome shotgun sequence genome is shown below.
GTTGCCATGGTCTATAAAAAGGATTTCGCTTCAAAAAGAAGATATAGTGTACGTGGGATTTTATTTGTCTAGATATCTACCTCCTAAGTTATTTGTCAGCCTTCTGGTATTAGATCAAGTAACATCTCTCACATAAGCATATCACATCATCATTAGAGTCAATAGTGTTAACGACAAAATGATATAGAATCACAATCAAAATTCAGATACAtgattgaaaatttttcaaGTTTAAAGACCAAACAGACAACCATCGaagttgaataattaattattaccattttcttttttggtcTCTTTGTCATTTCTTAACCTTTTGTCCTGATATATATGATGGTTGCAAGGTCAGTTATGTAGTTGATTCTGCTGATAGAGACAGTGTTCCCATATCAAAAAGTGAGCTCCATGAGCTCTTAACAAAACCTTCTTTAAGTGGAATTCCTTTGCTGGTGCTGGGCAACAAAATTGACAAATCAGAAGCACTCTCCAAGCAATCACTGGTCGATTTGTTGTGAGTCCTGAAATTATATCGAAGATATGGTTATGGTATTCTGTCCATTCATATTGAAATATACTTTTGATGATAATCTTTTTGGTTTTTTGCTGCAGAGAACTTGAAACGATTCGTGACAGGGAGGTGTGCTGCTACATGATCTCTTGCAAAGATTCGATAAACATCGATGTGGTGATCGATTGGCTTATCAAACACTCCAAAACAGCAGGATGATTGGTTTATACCTTGTTTTTCTCTAGCTAAAGTGTGATGAAGGTTCAAAGCAAGTTGTAATTGTAGAGGGTTTGAAGTTTATAAAGCTTAGCTATtcatgtttgtttgtttttcaaatatatgtaATTCAGCCATGCTGTTCatactttttccttctttataaagaaaacaaaaaagaatagAATTTGTGCTGTAATTTTTTGCCATTATGGTTGATGTCTCTAAACTATATTGTTTTCCAATCATGTCACAATCGTCGAACAAATTAGCTATGGTTGGATATACCATCGAAGATCAGTTATCTGATGAAATAATGAGATAGACATTGATTAAAAGTGGGTTGTCAGTTGTGTAACTTTGAATGGTCATTAACAAGCCTTCTTAAATTTCGGGTGTGTAGGACGTTGCATTGAGTTATGATGTCTAGAGTAATATGTTTGTAGGGTTAATATGTTTGTGGAGTTAGAAAGTATTTAAAGTGTAGAGTTTAGTCTACAGTTAAAAAGTCCATGTTTATGGTGTGGTTTTTTCTAATCTAAAAATGTATAATTTTCTAGTGGTTATCTTGGTTTAATCTTTCCATTGCACatgtatttttctaaatttttaacaCTTAATTGATATATGAACTTAAAACcttcaaatatattttacaattttttacatGTATCTATTATATTTGAGGTGACAAAAGTACAACAAAATTACTATATACTTTTTCATTAATGAAATATATGAAtgtaatatgaaaaaaaaaattaataataataataataaaataaaaagaagggttttaagatattttatgacattttatgtcaaattgtatattatgatttattattcatgaATGTTGATGTTGGGAATGCAATTAGAGTCTCACATTTGCTAGATAAAGGGATGATCATGTATTATAAGAGAGGACAATCATCGCTAATGATATAAAACCTTTTAAGTGAAACCAAAAGTAAAACTATGAGAATTTATGTTTAAAGTAGACAATTCATATCGATGAGAAGAGATCTAGATGTTCATTGTTCCAAACAAGTCGTGGTGGTATCCATTAGTGGTTGCCAATGAAATGCTTTCAAAAAGTCATttccatttaaacacttttttttataaaaaaataaacaaataaataaaaatatagatgTGTTTGTTTACATTTTCTCAACAAGTTTGTTTGGTTTGGTTATATGTTCAACATGTTTctattaatgttaaattactGTATAAGATGACTATTAAACACTATGaactaatatattcaattttgtcTTTAAAGACATTTTCACTAGtaagtttttccttttctttttagagTATATGATCAGCTGAGTTGGTCGTTAGGGTTAGACATTGGAGATGATCGATGGAATTACTCACTGGAGGTGATTGTCGAAGTTCGTCATTGGAGGTGATACTCACACGAATTTGGACATTAGAGGTGGTCGCTGAAGATGATTGTTGAAGGTGGACTTTGTCAGAGGTGGTCTTCACAGAGGTGATCACTGAAGTTGGCAACTAGATCGGAGGTGGTCGTTGGAGCATGCCACCAACAATGATTGTCGTAAGAGTTGGTCGGCGATGACTGGTGGGGTGGAGTCATTGGAAACATTAGAGGGAGAGGGAACGAATGGGTAAACTTCaatagtaaatattgttaaAGTTGAATTATTTAACACCGACTTGTAAAGTTGATGGGCTAGATATATGTTGGATTAAAAGGTCAAATAAACTCGACCCAGGTCTTTCTTCCTCAAAACACCCCATGAATGCTTTTGTTCGCACAAGGCTTCTGGAGAAACTGTTTCGTGAGTCGAACTTGAGttagtgttgatgttgatgttggtgttgatttgatgcgatgtggtttgatctctagtacttgatcctcttattctctctcggttgaatgaATGTGTCTGACTTCAAGAAGAAAAGCATTCAAACATTTTTGTTGGTGAATTCTCTATGAGCTCTCTAAATGTAGAATTGCTGACCTCTTGAAATGAGGAGAGTTCATTCTATTTATAGGGCTTTCTGATAGGCTTTATGGGCTTGGGCCTAGTTGGCCCATGAGtttgggcttagttggacttgggTCTGGTCTTTAGGCCCAGTTAATGGATTTGGGTATGGTCTTTGGGCCCAGTTAATTGGATTTTGGCCTACTTTGGCATTTAGGCTCGAATTAAGCTCATTTTTGGACTTAACTGGACCAAAGCCCAAATTATAAACGTCATTgggcaaaattaattttactcaatccaaCGCTTGTGACGAAAACACGTGACGTCATCAGATTTGTCtttaacttcaatttgggatacatgtcaactcttaattgatcccaaatttgatgattttggaattttgtccTTAATTTAGTAGGCGATCCGTGATTGATCCGAAATTTCTCCTCCAAACAAATGCCCTTTTTTAGATTTGTGCACAGATGTGGGTGGATAATGTTAGCTTTAAGGCTTCAATtaaaccaagtattttgatgataacaaactcaaattttttataCTAACATTTTCAGTATTTAGAGTcactatcttgtagagctcgAAAGGCGATTCCAATGCAATTTGAATCACTTAAATCGGAGTTCAAATGAGaaaagttataagcaaaagaagattggagaggaaaccAGCGTGGTGGTGACACGTGGCATCCGACGTGGCGGTTGATGTGACACACAAATGGTCAATATTGATGATGTGGTAGCTGACGTGGCGGATGACGTGATGCTCCAACCGTCACTTTTTGCTAACGTGCCATATGATGTGGCAGTGACGTGGCGACCATgacgaatgagataatgacaagtggcgGTCACCCAGCTTCACGCGCGGACACGCGCGTGCGCCGCACGTGCTTGCGGTTTCTTCACAGAATGCGGCGCGTGATGCTCAATCTCCCCCCTGTGCGCATGGTGCTCATATCATCCggctatttttttattttcattttattctcttattttcctttaattttctaaatccattttctccaaattctcaccaaatttcagccttttcaaatttgatttccttcctaaattttcatccttcaaatcctttttattctccaaaatcttcaaaataattccaatctttcaaaatttcttttcaaatcctttccttttctattttcattcaatttccacccttcatttgcaatcatatccaatggccaaaatttatccccctcgcctataaatttgacttgattttactcttcattaACACACCAAAAActatcaagtcttaagctctcaattctctctactctcaaattcttgtcctccttgctcctaaattggcctagagttatttttgtgcGTTTTTTTTATtgctcaacttgtgtatttagccatattgtgaggttttcttttatttttttgagaattgtattaaggtgtgggtacaccttgggttgtgagaaaaagaaattggtttgatcctgaaccagtaaaaaggatcttgggtttctctttagcctaggAAAAAGAGGGCCGTGTGTCGGTTTGGTCCTCATCTGCAAAaggatcacttagtgaaatacccAAGAAGGAGCCTTAgagagtggagtaggcaatttgccgaaccactataattcccagtgttttctcttcctctctcttttatttattgttttcaaattttttgcttcttgtcttagttattttttaatctttcctaattgcatgatttaatttttagtgtgtgatttaaatttatccttaattaaattgtctttaaatttgaatttatcatagcttgcatgatttaaattttatcttgcataaattttctttaatcaaattagtgggttaactttattgagcattgtttgaagataaaattattttttttaaaattgatagtCAACCATATTCACCCCCTCTAGTGTTGCCTTTAGATCCTATAAATCTCGAAAAAAGATAAAGTCGGCATCAAGATACAAGTAATTTGGTCTTGCCTTTGATGCTCCCAGTTTAATTAAACCGCACaagtttaactaaaatttgtAATAGAAGACGaccaaacttttaatttaagaaaaatctcaacttttatctaagacttaatttgatttggagagataaaatgcaaaaattagaattttaaaaaggaaattcaGGTTTCATCcctattttaaatttgatttggagaccaaacttaaaaattttgaatttaaaacgaaaattcaagtttcatcctaattcaatttgatttggagacaacttaaattttgaatttaaaatgaaaattcaattttcatccctaatttaatttgacttgGAGATAAAACGTAATTAATAAAAAGGTATGGTACATGGACAAAAGTTTGAGAaaaggagaggaagaaaaataacaaaaaatataatttgcaacttgaaataaaaaaattttaaaaaaatctagatttaacCAAATCTTGAATTTCCTGATTTGATTCTAGATTTAGTGAGGTCCCTATAAATAGGACTCAAGGCCCTTTGCAATCCCATCCCATCAATCttacagtaaaaaaaaatactctccccccccccccctttttaTTCTGAGCCATCGGAGTTGCATGAGCCCATCTTCAGAAGTACGAGCCGCCAACTTGCCCTTGTTCTAGACGAATGAGCCGCGGGCTCATCTTCTTCCATGTGCGTTGCCCAATTCTCCTGACGCCGTCCGAATCGATCGTTGTACACCCCTCGTCTCGCCATATTATCGATTCGTGTTCGTCGCTGCATCGGCGCCGATTCCTTCTGCTCGTTCGTCTTAACGCTGAATGATTCACCTACCCGTTAAAGGGAGGCGACCCCAGGTGTTTCCTCTCTGCTCACACAATTTcttatttcctttctttctttttactttttccagtaacaaaaaaaatatattttttgttcttccttttttcccttttttttcctttttcttttcagcaaaacAAAATTCCTTCCcttattttcttcccttttttcctttttttcactATCCGCACCCgcttattcatttttttttacaggAATCAAAGTGATTCACAAACTCGTATTTGAGGAGACATCAATTTTTTATCTTCTCCCGACCCGCTAGTAACTTTAAAGGGTGAGTTCTTTTTCTTCACAATAACTTTCTTTGTAAtcaatttttccctttttttttgttgtagaAATGCCCGACCACGTGACTGATTCCTTGTTATTACATAGGATAACCTGGAAAGGTCTACCTATACATAGCCACTCGTGTCTTGGTGCTTTCTAGTCTCATtgggaggggggaggggggaggggggttGAAAGGCTTAAACTCCTTCATTTAACTCAATTTGGGACCACCCCAGAAAAGGTCTACCAATTATAATCGCCACTCGTGCTTATGCTTCCTGATCGTTAAAGGAGGAGTGGGTCTGGAAAGGCTTACAAACTCCCCCATACGATCAACCTAGAGATGACCCCGGAAAGGTCTCATTCCTATTGTATTGACGCTCGTGCTCGTGCTTCCTATACCGTCTGGTTGGGGGGGTGGATGCGGGAGGCATAGGGCTTgtaaaggcttacaactccccCATGATCAACCTAGGGACGGCCCTTGAAAGGTTTACCTATTGTATCACCACTCGTACTCGTGTTTCCTGATTGTCATGGAGGGAGGGGAGAGGGAGGGGAAAGGCTTACAAATCCCTAATTCGATCAACCTAGGGATGACTCCGAAAAGGTCTAACCTTG
Proteins encoded:
- the LOC120068394 gene encoding ADP-ribosylation factor-like protein 8c, producing the protein MGFFDSILNWLRSLFFKQEMELSLVGLQNAGKTSLVNSIATGGYSEDMIPTVGFNMRKVTKGNVTIKLWDLGGQRRFRTMWERYCRGVTAIVYVVDSADRDSVPISKSELHELLTKPSLSGIPLLVLGNKIDKSEALSKQSLVDLLELETIRDREVCCYMISCKDSINIDVVIDWLIKHSKTAG